A genomic stretch from Spiroplasma endosymbiont of Clivina fossor includes:
- a CDS encoding chromate transporter — translation MTIILTIVLCFFKNIFFDFGGGNAVIPLIKNEVVVKKRWITEDEFNHLLILANTIPGPSIFQVSASVGFVINSWYYWSTISIVCCIFA, via the coding sequence ATGACAATTATATTGACAATTGTTTTATGTTTTTTTAAAAATATCTTTTTTGATTTTGGTGGCGGTAATGCCGTAATTCCTTTAATTAAAAATGAAGTTGTAGTTAAGAAGCGGTGAATAACTGAGGATGAATTTAATCATTTATTAATCTTAGCAAATACTATTCCTGGGCCGAGCATTTTTCAAGTATCAGCTTCTGTTGGTTTTGTTATAAATAGCTGGTATTATTGGAGCACTATTAGCATCGTTTGTTGCATATTTGCCTAA
- a CDS encoding UPF0236 family transposase-like protein, protein MQEVYYCLKQGYKVVHFATRTIITIFGDVTFKRRRYKYWNQKSGKFEYVCLLDKEIGLLLKQRIYFDVQFKVLNLLGDGKRYRDVLDALNHCYISKASISNILNKYDIAEYFQLAEQETKTKIDVKNKDLYIQLDETFLATLDKKVKQDQRIRLVTFHTGHKT, encoded by the coding sequence TTGCAAGAAGTCTATTATTGTTTAAAACAAGGTTATAAAGTAGTTCATTTTGCAACAAGAACAATTATTACAATTTTTGGTGATGTTACTTTTAAACGACGCCGATATAAATATTGAAATCAAAAATCAGGTAAATTTGAATATGTATGTTTGTTAGATAAAGAAATCGGTTTATTGCTCAAACAACGCATTTATTTTGATGTCCAATTTAAAGTTTTAAATCTTTTGGGTGATGGTAAACGCTATCGCGATGTTTTAGATGCTCTAAATCATTGTTATATTTCAAAAGCTAGTATTTCAAATATTTTAAATAAATACGATATTGCTGAATATTTTCAACTAGCAGAACAAGAAACTAAAACCAAAATTGATGTTAAAAATAAGGATTTATATATTCAACTAGATGAGACATTTTTAGCGACATTAGATAAGAAAGTTAAACAAGACCAAAGAATTCGTTTAGTTACTTTTCATACCGGACATAAGACATAA
- a CDS encoding IS3 family transposase, with translation MIFFILSRVFDKIKSAFNKSRKIYGARKIKAVLIRKNIILSRRKIRFIMIKNNLVSKYTKLKYRNHEKTVNNDQINNVLNR, from the coding sequence ATGATTTTTTTTATTTTATCAAGAGTTTTCGACAAAATTAAAAGTGCATTTAATAAAAGTCGTAAGATTTATGGTGCTCGTAAAATTAAAGCTGTTTTAATAAGAAAAAATATCATCTTATCACGACGAAAAATCCGATTCATTATGATCAAAAATAATTTGGTTTCTAAATACACCAAATTAAAATATCGTAATCATGAAAAAACAGTTAATAATGACCAAATTAATAATGTTTTAAATCGTTAA
- a CDS encoding IS1/IS1595 family N-terminal zinc-binding domain-containing protein, which yields MEKIIQELVNTLTDDQFLEFYEKVKQQAELIKKQKRLNEIDQKFRAQGIKCPKCESYHCVKNGHNSEGKQKYLCKNCRASFDAFRNHFIYWSHLNYEQWNLLIQISLLGQSSKTISRFIKTTLKTAWYNRQKLMKSKQLENTQLKFKKLSGKIQIDETFIKEIHKGNFKYKTDPRRIHLDPFATNTKCCIQMAIDNNNNIYVKSTNTKRLQKQWVIENMNKELINENSIITSDMQKLYFLVAKQTNSTLCVTKTTINPEASYRNLNKISKLQSSLKEALIHYHGLGFTNIQNYLNLWKWKYQHKGLTPNQQTAILYFNV from the coding sequence ATGGAAAAAATAATTCAAGAACTAGTAAATACTTTAACAGATGATCAATTTTTAGAATTTTATGAAAAAGTCAAACAACAAGCAGAATTAATAAAAAAACAAAAACGTTTAAATGAAATTGATCAAAAATTTAGAGCGCAAGGTATTAAATGCCCTAAATGTGAATCTTACCATTGCGTTAAAAATGGACATAATTCAGAAGGAAAACAAAAATATTTATGTAAAAATTGCCGTGCAAGTTTTGACGCTTTTCGTAATCATTTTATTTATTGAAGTCATTTAAATTATGAACAATGAAATTTATTGATTCAAATTTCATTGCTGGGGCAATCTAGTAAAACAATTTCTCGTTTTATTAAAACTACATTAAAAACTGCTTGATATAATCGTCAAAAATTAATGAAATCAAAACAATTAGAAAATACCCAATTAAAATTTAAAAAATTATCTGGTAAAATCCAAATCGATGAAACATTTATTAAAGAAATTCATAAAGGAAATTTCAAATATAAAACTGATCCACGAAGAATTCACCTTGACCCATTCGCAACTAATACTAAATGCTGTATTCAAATGGCAATTGATAATAATAACAATATTTATGTTAAATCCACAAACACCAAACGTTTACAAAAACAATGAGTTATTGAAAATATGAACAAAGAATTAATTAACGAAAATTCAATTATTACTTCTGATATGCAAAAATTATATTTTTTAGTAGCAAAACAAACAAATTCTACTTTATGTGTAACTAAAACAACAATTAATCCTGAAGCTAGTTATCGTAACTTAAATAAAATCAGTAAATTACAATCTAGTCTTAAAGAAGCCTTAATTCATTATCATGGTTTAGGTTTTACTAATATTCAAAATTATTTAAATCTCTGAAAATGAAAATACCAACATAAGGGTTTAACTCCAAACCAACAAACAGCGATATTATATTTTAATGTATAA
- the rpsO gene encoding 30S ribosomal protein S15, with amino-acid sequence MAITAEDKKQIIAKFGRKEKDTGSAEVQIALLTADITNLTAHLKVHRKDVVTERSLVRKVSQRRNMLDYLKDHDINRYRKVIEQLKLRK; translated from the coding sequence ATGGCAATTACAGCTGAGGATAAAAAACAAATTATTGCTAAATTTGGTAGAAAAGAGAAAGATACGGGTTCAGCAGAAGTACAAATAGCACTTTTAACAGCGGATATTACTAATTTAACAGCACATTTAAAAGTACATCGTAAAGATGTTGTCACTGAACGAAGTTTAGTAAGAAAAGTATCACAAAGACGAAATATGTTAGATTACTTAAAAGATCATGATATTAATCGTTATCGTAAAGTAATTGAACAATTAAAACTAAGAAAATAA
- a CDS encoding transposase family protein produces the protein MTLEYWREYRTYFHIAKSYDISESSCYRNIKWIEDTLIKHPNFQQLTGQKSLLKDYFKDKTVIIDVTESQIQRPKKDKNSTTQEKRKNTQ, from the coding sequence ATGACTTTAGAATATTGAAGAGAATATAGAACTTATTTTCATATTGCAAAAAGTTATGATATTAGTGAAAGTAGTTGTTATAGAAATATCAAATGAATTGAAGACACTTTAATAAAACACCCTAATTTTCAACAACTTACTGGTCAAAAATCACTATTAAAAGATTATTTCAAAGATAAGACTGTTATAATTGATGTAACTGAAAGCCAAATCCAACGCCCAAAAAAAGACAAAAACAGCACTACTCAGGAAAAAAGAAAAAACACACAATAA
- a CDS encoding transposase family protein gives MKTQVIIEKDSKKIISSDFSYGKNHDFKILKDSKIKFLPETTVLVDLGYQGIQKINHNVLIPKRKSKKNPLNKEEKQNNERISKMRIVIENVFAILKKFKIISEKYRNRRKRFALRFNLIASIYNLQLLV, from the coding sequence ATAAAAACACAAGTTATAATTGAAAAAGATAGTAAAAAAATTATTAGTTCTGATTTTTCTTATGGTAAAAACCATGACTTTAAAATTTTAAAAGATTCAAAAATTAAATTTTTACCAGAAACAACTGTTTTAGTGGATTTAGGTTATCAAGGCATACAAAAAATTAATCATAATGTTTTAATTCCTAAAAGAAAATCAAAGAAAAACCCTTTAAATAAAGAAGAAAAGCAAAATAATGAGCGAATTTCAAAAATGAGAATTGTTATTGAAAATGTTTTTGCTATACTTAAAAAATTTAAAATTATTAGTGAAAAATATCGAAATCGTAGAAAAAGATTTGCTTTAAGATTTAATTTAATAGCTTCAATTTATAATTTACAACTATTAGTTTAA
- a CDS encoding transposase family protein: MKFKKNNQISDKNFLRLTGIKHTTFNKMLEILKIEELKKRFRRGRTNKLSLENRILMTLEYWREYRTYFHIAKSYDISESSCYRNIKWIEDTLIKHPNFQQLTGQKSLLKDYFKDKTVIIDVTESQIQRPKKDKNSTTQEKRKNTQ; encoded by the coding sequence ATGAAATTTAAAAAAAATAATCAAATAAGTGATAAAAATTTTTTAAGATTAACTGGTATTAAACATACTACTTTTAATAAAATGCTAGAAATTTTAAAAATAGAAGAATTAAAAAAGAGATTTCGTCGCGGAAGAACCAATAAATTATCATTAGAAAATCGTATTTTAATGACTTTAGAATATTGAAGAGAATATAGAACTTATTTTCATATTGCAAAAAGTTATGATATTAGTGAAAGTAGTTGTTATAGAAATATCAAATGAATTGAAGACACTTTAATAAAACACCCTAATTTTCAACAACTTACTGGTCAAAAATCACTATTAAAAGATTATTTCAAAGATAAGACTGTTATAATTGATGTAACTGAAAGCCAAATCCAACGCCCAAAAAAAGACAAAAACAGCACTACTCAGGAAAAAAGAAAAAACACACAATAA
- a CDS encoding ankyrin repeat domain-containing protein gives MTRWKQDLKSINLYFEKEFDLKTDLKTDDFFSLNSNSDNNILYIFIIQNNFELAKLLIKLNPDKKIINSSDINNNTPLLLAINKDAIDFIKFLLENGADVNLQEKKVSMSIINAINNNNWEIINILFDHGANVNFQDPLVNNTYLHIAARNGQLELVKLLLERGANPNIQEKKGLTPLYFAAQSDKTEVVQELLTNKNSKNKIDINLPNNLGDTPLQISSFYGHHKVVKLLLKNHKIDVNKKDDHGDSALIVAARNGEINVVKELLKHSDIDVNLSNKWGLTALHYACKNGHLIIVKLLLSNNANLNYQDDEGNDSLDLAEENDHKEIINLLKKHKKLNENIKKLNKILQKNQDEQQQNIKILEETKKELKKLLKIELSDVIRQTKLEEISDKQEQTILNRVRELNFGLDIDQVKVQKNSITDTAATIESIDQSVYSDGAVKVIFTLAKKARKPNDAQKIITEDESKKQGTRPKGSTVTLKQSDNSNTNADGSQTQASNRIQQNNSDEPTNHNNLYDVPADNSCLFWSVSTSYLLPARNNNEEFRNRFIQLFGEENLKYLLYIQKLLQQHDLENNRNLNQLWYQDQTANNLVINFFRNRVVDYIQSNLETIPNRNGELTFRSLIQDNNDIDTNYLEIMRQSSTWGGTPEIIAMSNLLNANISVNNNGSYQPVNQNSNNNNIAISYVELEKGSGIHNHYNFALTPEEDRPNQPIAINDNQENVPVIDITKRPDNFPTTTPKPEVKPIKLPVDDHAQHRAIPTNNNEDDDAHQGNNIANVPEPTITSLQKDKYHFVDKKTEDDSLKNDENLEINLIKNNKDEIKQNAPAGNQPINTNMENLQTTTAKAINQYNALSKEEKLKKLNEINRYYQTLSENDKKAFKEKLTNTGLAALSGGTLTAYGTKMTVSGTATTGATNAEAIEMSPLLSTSTTESLAAAETITVAETAAVEGGVIAVETGTAAALAPETLGLSLVIGGLAIAGTWIYFAFHHHATSDIALPTSIHHNVYDNIEKWYKFLAHDKLKIKINKNTWNEIKQNKNSPANIIKIIKNKFVINDHSGWGGSVTNEDFNTFVKVIVLHFEQINGYFEILDNENDGFVIITNTEGDWLGVE, from the coding sequence ATGACAAGATGAAAACAAGATTTAAAATCTATAAATTTATACTTTGAAAAAGAATTTGATTTAAAAACTGATTTAAAAACTGATGATTTTTTTTCATTAAATTCTAATAGTGATAATAATATTTTATATATTTTTATTATTCAAAATAATTTCGAACTTGCTAAATTATTGATTAAGTTAAATCCAGATAAAAAAATAATAAATAGTTCTGATATAAATAATAATACACCTTTGCTTTTAGCGATAAATAAAGACGCGATAGATTTTATTAAATTTTTATTAGAAAATGGTGCCGATGTAAATCTTCAAGAAAAAAAAGTTAGTATGTCAATAATTAACGCAATAAATAACAATAATTGAGAAATAATTAATATTTTATTTGATCATGGAGCTAATGTAAATTTTCAAGACCCATTAGTAAACAACACTTATTTACATATTGCAGCACGAAATGGTCAGTTAGAGCTTGTTAAATTGTTATTAGAAAGAGGCGCTAATCCCAATATACAAGAAAAAAAAGGACTTACTCCTTTATACTTTGCAGCACAAAGTGATAAGACAGAAGTTGTTCAAGAATTATTAACAAATAAAAATAGTAAAAACAAAATTGATATCAACCTTCCAAATAATTTGGGTGATACTCCATTACAGATATCATCATTTTACGGGCACCATAAAGTTGTTAAACTATTGTTAAAAAACCATAAAATTGATGTTAATAAAAAAGATGATCATGGCGATAGCGCTTTAATTGTAGCGGCGCGAAATGGTGAAATAAATGTTGTAAAAGAATTGTTAAAACATTCTGATATTGATGTCAATCTTTCAAATAAATGGGGTCTAACTGCTTTGCATTATGCATGCAAAAATGGTCACTTGATAATAGTAAAATTATTGTTGTCCAATAATGCTAATCTTAATTATCAAGATGATGAGGGAAATGATTCTTTAGATTTAGCAGAAGAAAATGATCATAAAGAAATAATAAATCTTTTGAAAAAACACAAAAAATTAAACGAAAATATAAAAAAACTTAATAAAATTTTACAAAAAAATCAAGACGAACAACAACAAAATATAAAAATTTTAGAAGAAACTAAAAAAGAATTAAAAAAATTATTAAAAATTGAATTGTCAGATGTTATTAGACAAACTAAGTTAGAAGAAATATCAGATAAGCAAGAACAGACAATTTTAAATCGTGTTAGAGAATTAAATTTTGGCTTAGATATTGATCAAGTTAAAGTACAAAAAAATAGCATTACTGATACTGCGGCAACTATTGAATCAATTGATCAAAGTGTATATTCTGATGGTGCAGTCAAAGTTATATTTACACTTGCTAAAAAAGCAAGAAAACCAAATGATGCACAAAAAATAATTACAGAAGATGAATCTAAAAAACAGGGAACACGGCCTAAAGGAAGTACAGTAACTTTAAAACAATCCGATAACAGTAATACAAATGCTGACGGAAGTCAAACACAAGCTAGTAACCGCATACAACAAAATAATTCAGATGAGCCAACAAATCACAATAATTTGTATGATGTGCCAGCAGATAATAGTTGTTTGTTTTGGTCGGTATCAACATCTTACTTATTGCCAGCGAGAAATAATAATGAAGAATTTAGAAACCGATTTATCCAATTATTTGGTGAAGAAAATTTAAAATATTTATTATATATTCAAAAATTACTACAACAACATGATTTAGAAAATAATAGAAATCTAAATCAATTATGATATCAAGATCAAACAGCAAATAATCTAGTTATAAATTTCTTTCGTAATCGCGTTGTTGATTATATACAATCAAATTTAGAGACAATTCCAAATCGCAATGGCGAATTAACATTTAGAAGTCTTATTCAAGATAATAATGATATTGATACTAATTACTTAGAAATAATGCGACAATCTTCAACATGAGGGGGAACACCAGAAATAATAGCAATGAGCAATCTTTTAAATGCTAATATTAGTGTAAATAATAATGGCTCTTATCAACCAGTTAATCAAAATTCAAATAATAATAACATCGCGATATCTTATGTTGAGCTTGAAAAAGGTTCGGGTATTCACAATCATTATAATTTTGCTTTAACACCAGAAGAAGATCGGCCAAATCAGCCTATTGCTATTAATGACAATCAGGAAAATGTCCCGGTAATTGATATAACCAAGAGACCAGATAATTTCCCAACAACCACCCCAAAACCAGAGGTAAAACCAATTAAATTACCGGTTGATGATCATGCTCAACACCGCGCCATTCCGACTAACAATAACGAGGACGATGATGCTCATCAAGGCAATAATATTGCCAATGTACCAGAACCAACAATAACATCATTACAAAAAGATAAATATCATTTTGTGGATAAAAAAACAGAAGATGATAGTTTAAAAAATGATGAAAATTTAGAAATTAACTTAATTAAAAACAATAAAGACGAAATAAAACAAAATGCCCCGGCAGGAAATCAACCCATCAATACAAATATGGAAAATTTACAAACAACAACCGCTAAGGCAATAAATCAATACAACGCTCTTTCAAAAGAAGAAAAATTAAAAAAATTAAATGAAATTAATCGTTATTATCAAACATTATCTGAAAATGATAAAAAAGCTTTTAAAGAAAAATTAACAAATACTGGATTAGCAGCTTTAAGTGGGGGCACATTAACAGCTTATGGAACAAAAATGACTGTTAGTGGTACTGCTACTACTGGTGCCACAAATGCAGAAGCAATCGAAATGAGCCCACTCTTATCAACAAGTACAACAGAAAGCTTAGCCGCTGCAGAAACAATTACTGTGGCCGAAACAGCAGCAGTTGAAGGTGGAGTTATAGCTGTAGAAACTGGTACCGCTGCCGCTCTGGCTCCGGAAACTCTAGGGCTATCCTTAGTAATCGGAGGATTAGCAATTGCAGGAACATGAATATATTTTGCTTTTCATCATCATGCAACATCTGATATTGCGTTGCCAACTTCAATTCATCATAATGTTTATGATAACATTGAAAAATGATATAAATTTCTAGCCCATGATAAATTAAAAATTAAAATTAACAAAAACACATGAAATGAAATCAAACAAAATAAAAATTCACCAGCAAACATTATAAAAATTATTAAAAATAAATTTGTTATAAATGACCATTCTGGTTGAGGCGGAAGTGTCACAAATGAAGATTTCAACACTTTTGTAAAAGTAATAGTACTTCATTTCGAACAAATAAATGGTTATTTTGAAATATTAGATAATGAAAATGATGGTTTTGTCATTATAACCAACACTGAAGGCGATTGACTAGGAGTAGAATAA